One genomic region from Euleptes europaea isolate rEulEur1 chromosome 6, rEulEur1.hap1, whole genome shotgun sequence encodes:
- the SPEGNB gene encoding SPEG neighbor protein: MAPKKPAAPPPPGCSLDINDPQVQDAAIRIQASYRGHRSRKEMKEKGPPRVLENLKDVVLIEGSAAKLECRISAFPDPFIRWSKDNVELKDGPKYRYIFEDPDIVALVVRDGTLSDLGKYTISVKNPFGECSDSARLLVEVPAKIEKGPDSTKAKKGSTVNLTAHISGQPAPDVGWAKDGEDIEEDDRVYYNIGSDSTTLTIKKVTPQDAGKYEVFVENSLGMDQSFARVDVI; the protein is encoded by the exons ATGGCCCCCAAGAAGCCTGCAGCCCCTCCTCCACCAGGCTGCTCCCTGGACATTAATGATCCTCAGGTGCAGGATGCTGCCATTCGCATTCAGGCTTCCTACCGTGGGCACAG GTCCCGCAAAGAGATGAAAGAAAAGGGGCCCCCACGGGTGCTGGAGAACCTGAAAGATGTGGTGCTGATTGAGGGAAGTGCAGCCAAGCTCGAATGTCGCATCAGCGCCTTCCCTGACCCATTCATCCGCTGGTCCAAAGATAATGTGGAGCTCAAGGATGGGCCGAAGTACCGCTACATCTTTGAAGACCCTGATATTGTAGCACTGGTCGTTCGTGATGGCACTCTTTCTGACCTGGGCAAGTACACCATCTCTGTGAAGAACCCTTTTGGAGAGTGTTCTGACTCAGCACGTCTCCTTGTGGAAG TACCCGCCAAGATTGAGAAGGGCCCAGACAGCACAAAGGCCAAGAAGGGCAGCACAGTCAACCTGACAGCCCACATCAGCGGGCAGCCAGCACCTGATGTGGGCTGGGCCAAGGATGGGGAGGATATTGAAGAGGATGATCG CGTATACTATAATATCGGCAGTGACTCAACCACTCTCACCATCAAGAAGGTAACACCGCAAGATGCTGGAAAGTATGAGGTCTTCGTAGAAAACAGCCTGGGCATGGACCAGTCCTTCGCACGTGTGGATGTGATTTGA